A part of Neovison vison isolate M4711 chromosome 6, ASM_NN_V1, whole genome shotgun sequence genomic DNA contains:
- the TIMMDC1 gene encoding complex I assembly factor TIMMDC1, mitochondrial produces MEVRRPAPQSFPCRQLSPFPRVFAAGAVAADSEAPAENQKLSSNVPKPEYSESGWDRLRDLFVKDEQQRTSKELENIYKAALSAGIIGWAYGGIPAFIHAKQRYVEQSQAEIYHNRFDAVQSAHRAATRGFIRYGWRWSWRTTVFVTIFNTVNTGLNVYRNKNALSHFVIAGAVTGGLFRINLGLHGLVAGGIIGALLGTPVGSLLMAFQKFHGETVQERTQKDRKALHELKLEESKARLQFTELLPEEIESRLQKNQSKDDVQKIEALLNLPRNPSSTNKQDKD; encoded by the exons ATGGAGGTGCGGCGGCCAGCCCCACAGAGTTTCCCCTGCAGGCAGCTGAGTCCTTTCCCTCGGGTTTTTGCTGCGGGAGCTGTGGCCGCCGATTCGGAGGCTCCCGCGGAGAATCAGAAGCTGTCTTCTAACGTCCCAAAGCCCGAGTACTCGGAATCCGGATGGGACCGCCTCCGGGACCTGTTTGTCAAAGA TGAACAACAGAGAACTTCAAAGGAACTTGAGAATATTTATAAGGCGGCACTTTCAGCAGGCATCATTGGCTGGGCATATGGGGGAATACCAGCTTTTATTCATGCTAAACAGCGGTATGTTGAGCAGAGCCAAGCAGAAATTTATCATAACCGGTTTGATGCTGTG CAATCTGCACATCGTGCAGCCACACGAGGCTTCATCCGGTATGGCTGGCGCTGGAGCTGGAGAACTACAGTGTTTGTGACTATATTCAA CACAGTCAACACTGGTCTAAATGTGTACCGAAATAAAAATGCCCTAAGCCATTTTGTCATTGCAGGAG CTGTCACAGGAGGTCTTTTTAGAATAAACCTGGGCCTGCATGGTCTGGTGGCTGGTGGCATAATTGGAGCCTTGCTGGG CACTCCTGTAGGAAGTCTGTTGATGGCATTTCAGAAGTTCCATGGTGAGACTGTccaagagagaacacagaaggaTCGTAAGGCACTCCATGAGCTGAAGCTGGAAGAGAG CAAAGCCAGACTACAATTTACTGAGCTCCTCCCTGAAGAAATTGAAAGTAGGTTACAGAAAAATCAATCCAAAGATGACGTCCAGAAAATTGAAGCACTGCTAAATCTTCCTAGAAACCCTTCATCAACAAATAAACAAGACAAAGACTGA